aattggttCGTACGTGGTCTGTTTTGTCCTCTTTTTCAAGGACTCGTTGGCACATGCTAAGCGCAACATCCAAATTGGCTTTGAGGCTAGGCAAGTGGCAATCGCCGAGCTGTTCCGTACGGTCAAATTGACTCTGTCCAAGCTCAGTCGAGTACTCTAGGATTTTGAACAGCCGCTCCACTTCTCTGTCCCCTCGTTTTTCCTTGAAAAATCGATAAGTCAGTGAAAATACGACTCGTCCTGAGAATAGAATCTTATCAAGGAAAAACCCCAAGTAAAACAACGAACACACCTCAAACTCCCGAACGAAAAAGTTGATCTCGCCCTGGACGAACGGTCGATGGTCAAACAGTCGGCTCCAAATTTCACCAGCGTCTGAGGAAGACACGGGGTGATAGGGAGGGCAAGTatatgaaatgtgaaatataaattagtCTTGGAAAATCCTGACA
This is a stretch of genomic DNA from Neodiprion fabricii isolate iyNeoFabr1 chromosome 2, iyNeoFabr1.1, whole genome shotgun sequence. It encodes these proteins:
- the LOC124174702 gene encoding biogenesis of lysosome-related organelles complex 1 subunit 5, whose translation is MASVAKDAGEIWSRLFDHRPFVQGEINFFVREFEEKRGDREVERLFKILEYSTELGQSQFDRTEQLGDCHLPSLKANLDVALSMCQRVLEKEDKTDHENKLQVNREARKAQWLKFINDMSDKCEKVDKTFEEKEEELREFYTDLEEKLHISP